In the Bacteroidales bacterium genome, GCACCGTTTTCAACCATATGTGTAGCAAAAGTATGCCGAAAAGTATGTGGACTAATAACTTTTTTAATTCCTGCTTTTTGGGCTAAATCTTTAATAATATTAAAAACGGCCACTCGTGAAAGCTTTTTTCCTTTGAGATTCAAAAATAAATACATCTCATTATTTTTTTGAATCGGAAATTGTGGACGAGAATGATGTAAGTATAACTCAAGCGAATTAAATGCTTCTCTTCCAATGGGTATAAATCTTTCTTTATTACCTTTACCTATTACACGAAGAAATCTTTCTTGTGGAAAGTAATTTTCAAAAGTTAAATTAACAAGTTCACTAACACGTAAACCACAGGCATAAAGAATCTCAACGATAGCCTTATTTCTATGACCTTCTTTTCTAGCTAGATCTATACTCATGATCATACGATCGATTTCATCCAGGGAAAGAACTTCTGGAAAATAAGATGGCAGTTTTGGAGTGTCGAGAAACTCAGCAGGGTTTTTGTCTATGATGTTTTCAATTAAGCAAAATACGAAGAAAGCTTTAATTCCAGAAACTATCCTTGCTTGAGATCTTGGATGCATCCCTATGTCGCTCAACCACTGTACAAACGAAGAGAGATCAGTTAAATCAATTTCGTTAAGTGGTTTATTTTGAGCAATTTGTTCGTTCCATCTGAAAAAAAGCAACACATCATGTTCGTAAGCTTCAATCGTAGCAGGAGACAGAGCTTTTTCAAGCTTCAAATAACTTAAAAAACTGCGAATGAAGGTATCTCTCAAATTCATTTTTTGAGTACTTTTTGAAGTTTAAGAATTTCATCCCGATAAAAAGCCGCTATCATAAAATTAAGATCATTAGCTGCTTTCTCCATTTCTTGCTTGAGCCATTCTATCCGTTCTTCTATGCTCATATCATGTATTTCATTAAGTATAGGATCTAAAAAAATGGAACGATTCATAAACTTTGATGAATCTTCTTTTTGCATCACTTCATCAAACGGGGTTTTTTTAGACTTCTGAATATTTTGAGGTATAATGTTATGTTTCCGGTTATATTCTAGTTGTTTTTCTCTACGTCTTTGAGTTTCATCTATCATTTTTTGAATCGAAGAGGTGATTTTATCAGCATATAAGATAACACGACTTTCGGTATTCCTTGCAGCTCTTCCAGCAGTTTGAATGAGACTTTTTTCATCTCGTAGAAAACCTTCCTTATCGGCATCAAGTATAGCGACCAAAGTTACTTCAGGTAAATCCAGACCCTCTCGTAGTAAATTAACACCCACCACTACATCTATGATGCCACTGCGTAATTCCTGCAAAATCTGAATTCTTTCAATGGTATCAATGTCAGCAATTAAATATTTGGCTTTAATATCCATCGACAAAAGGTAATCAGTCAGTTCCTGAGCCATTCGTCTCGTTAGGGTTGTTACAATAGTACGATGGTTTTTTTCTATTTGCTTATGAATTTCACTCAACAAGTCATCAACCTCTATTGATGCAGGTCTTACGATTACTTCTGGATCAACTATTCCTGTTGGGCGTATGAGTTGTTCTACGACTACACCTTCACATTTCATCATTTCATAATCGCCAGGTGTAGCTGAAACAAAAATTACTTGATTTAAAAGATTTTCAAATTCGTCAAACGTCAGAGGCCTATTGTCTAATGCTGCAGGCAACCTAAATCCATAATCCACTAATATTTGCTTTCGCGATTTATCACCACTATACATTCCCCTTACTTGTGGAATTGTTACATGGCTTTCATCGATGATCATGAGATAATCCTGAG is a window encoding:
- the xerD gene encoding site-specific tyrosine recombinase XerD, giving the protein MNLRDTFIRSFLSYLKLEKALSPATIEAYEHDVLLFFRWNEQIAQNKPLNEIDLTDLSSFVQWLSDIGMHPRSQARIVSGIKAFFVFCLIENIIDKNPAEFLDTPKLPSYFPEVLSLDEIDRMIMSIDLARKEGHRNKAIVEILYACGLRVSELVNLTFENYFPQERFLRVIGKGNKERFIPIGREAFNSLELYLHHSRPQFPIQKNNEMYLFLNLKGKKLSRVAVFNIIKDLAQKAGIKKVISPHTFRHTFATHMVENGADLRVVQELLGHSSIITTEIYTHISRTHLRDIIESYHPMFKNARKS
- the uvrB gene encoding excinuclease ABC subunit UvrB, encoding MGNKFSLVSSFTPTGDQPEAIEALVQGIEKGIPFQTLLGVTGSGKTFTIANVIERVQKPTLVLSHNKTLAAQLYTELKSYFPENAVEYFVSYYDYYQPEAYLPITDKYIEKDLSINEKIEQFRLRATSALLSGRRDVIIVSSVSCIYGLGNPNDFMEHTIRVSKYIPMRLMDIVVRLVDALYVRNDETLKKGSFRLRGDTLEFFPPYADHPVRIIGWEDQIEHIQRLDAQTFNVLQEFDEYIIYPASIFMTTREKLKSAVEQIKLDLQKQVDYFLSIGKTLEAKRLEERVRHDIEMLEELGYCSGIENYSRYFDNRPPGVRPYCLLDYFPQDYLMIIDESHVTIPQVRGMYSGDKSRKQILVDYGFRLPAALDNRPLTFDEFENLLNQVIFVSATPGDYEMMKCEGVVVEQLIRPTGIVDPEVIVRPASIEVDDLLSEIHKQIEKNHRTIVTTLTRRMAQELTDYLLSMDIKAKYLIADIDTIERIQILQELRSGIIDVVVGVNLLREGLDLPEVTLVAILDADKEGFLRDEKSLIQTAGRAARNTESRVILYADKITSSIQKMIDETQRRREKQLEYNRKHNIIPQNIQKSKKTPFDEVMQKEDSSKFMNRSIFLDPILNEIHDMSIEERIEWLKQEMEKAANDLNFMIAAFYRDEILKLQKVLKK